In Chelonoidis abingdonii isolate Lonesome George chromosome 9, CheloAbing_2.0, whole genome shotgun sequence, the genomic window CCTGGGGGCTCAGGAGTACGGTGACCTGACATCCCGATATTATCAGGACCATCCCGATATTAAGGGCTTCGTCTTATATACGCAATTATGCCCTCCTACGCTCCTAAAaatgtgtcctgatttttcacacttgttatctggtcaccctactcaggaGGGGGGCAGGTTCCAAAACATTGTGATTTGTTTCGGGTTGAGGTTTCTAACTGAACTcgtttgttttgattttcctgtCGGAAAATCCCTCTGAAATCGatcttttcccacagaaaatggtGATTTCAATGAAGCCCtgttttctgaaggaaaaatgttTCGATCAGAAATTTCTGGCCAGCCCTGGCCTACAGGAACCATGAAGTGAATAGAACTTCTCTGGTTCTGCCATTGGCCTCTATTGAGTTCACAGCCTGGAGAAGGGAATGTGGCTGGCTCCTGATCTGTCCTGTCGTTCCTACAGAGGTTCTTCTGGCTCCTGCGAGTGGTCACCAGCCTCTTCATTGGAGCAGTGATTCTCAGTAAGTACTTGCTGCCATGCCCTGGGTTCCCCGTAGTCATCTGCCCCTTCAGGCAGGGAGGCTGGAACAAAGCAGGAAATAGCAAGAAGCCCTCCCCAGTAGAAAGGTGAGGAAGGGCAAAGGTTGATGAGGACCAAGAAAGGGGCAGTGTCCCATTGAATACTCCATGGGGAAAGAAGGCGACTCGATTCCTTTTTTGACTAACATTCTGAGGCACTGGCTCCAGCAGTGCAGTTAGCGAGCAGAGGAATGGCTGGCCCCGCTAGGATAATTTATTTGCAACAAATCATTCAAGCAGCTCTCCTCTAAGGGTCATCTCCCAGCACTTACAGAACACAAAGCCCACTGCCACCGGACAGCTGCTGGGGGCCCCTAGTCATGAATGTGTCTGCATCACAAACACTAGCACCTCAGCGGAACCCTCTGTTGTGCCTTGTCAGGGAGGCCTGGGCTGATAGATGTAGAATTGCCACCACCTCCTGGCCACAGCCTTTctagggcagggctgtggggcgagggtggggaagggtgagCAGGGGGCGGGTCTGACCTATGGATACCGAGGGAATTGCAGTCCCTCGGGCTATCGATCCAGCCCTTTCCCCTTGGGCTCAGTGAGATCCCTTTCAGGCATCCAGGGCTGCAATGCCCTGGTgtcccagcagcacagtgccatCTGCCTGGTGGCATCGGGGAAAGGGCAGCTGTCAGAGACGAGACCGCTGACATTCAATGAGTGGAGATGATGGAGCCagaggtgctgactccatgggtgctccagggctcaagcacccataGAAAAAATAGGGAGTGCTTAGCACCTAcaagccacagctgtttggtggggccaccgatcagctgttcagcagctggCGGGAGGCACTCAGGGAGTGGCGGAGGCCTTGAggtagggggtggagtgggagcgggAATCACTggagcaagggcaggaagaggtagagTCAGGATGGGGCctctggggagggggcggagtgggggcggggccttggggcagagcaggggttgagcactcactgggaaaaataaaagtcagcgcctgtgctGGGACGGATGTGCAGGATTCAATCATACTTGCACAGAAGCTGTGAGCAGTGACCAGGCCACCGCCAGCGCTGGGTGCTGTACATCTCAAAGTAAATAAACCCTTCGAGGCTGGCTGCCAGCGCTTGCCCCCTGCATGTGACCGACAGGCTCCTTTGCCCTGCGCTGCAGAACAGGTCATTCACACAGGGGCCAGAAAGTGAAATCCCGCCCAGAGATGAGCTGAGGTCATGCATTTGTCGTTCAGGCTCCCCAGCAATTCCCTGGGGCTCAAGGGCACCACAGAGGCCAGCTGGCTTTTGCTCATGTTCACCCAAAGCCCCATCCCCCCAAAACCAGTGCCCCATGTGAACAAGCCTCCTCACAAATTCCACTGCCCCTGCAAGCAGCCCAGCTCCCTCCATGCCCATGCACagcccagtgccctcccccagcctagcGACCCCTGGCCTGTTCTTTGCTGAGGGGATGGGGAACCAAGTGCCTTTTCCCCCAGTGAAGTTGCCCCCCTCACCAGAGGCCACCACTGATGGTGTGTCTTCTGCTGGGACGTGAGGCTCTCCATACTGGGGCTAGGACGGACAGGACACACTGTGGCCTCCGGATCAGCCGAGCAGGACAATCATAGAGATCACGCTGAGATAGGGCTGTGCTCTGACTGCCCCACGCAGACCCTGCTGTCATGCTGTGGAAGGTGTCCAGTTGACTCACCCACATGGTCTACATGGCGCAGTTACAGGGCAGCCTTATATTAGAACGCTCTTGGTGCACACCCCTCTGATGTACAGTCACTTGGCTGCTGCCATGGAGACAAGGAGTTTGTCACTCGATCTTTGTGCACAGTCAATGGCTGGTTCAGTAGCACAGGGGCTATGTCTGATTACTGCCATCTTCACAGGTGTTAACTTCACCAGGGACTGGGAGATTGGCCGGGTGACGGCGAACACCTCCTACAAATCCTTCAGCCGCGCCATGGTGAACGCAGAAATTGGTCTGCATATCGGCTTGGCAGGGGTCAACATCACGCTAGTGGGTGAGTCCAGGTCTTTGAGTCAAGGGCGAGTaggagggggaggcactggagTCTTTCAGCTCCCCTGGGGCAGGTTGGCAGGACAGAGGGGAGGTAAGATCAGCAAAAGTGCCCTGCCCTTGGGTGACTGAGCGCCCttcccagctcccttccccaTGTGCTCGGTGTCCTTGATCTTGATCGGTCTCCTTGATCAGGTTTCTTTCCTGCAGGGAACCCAGTGAATCAGATCAATGAAACCATCAACTACAACGAACATTTTGCCTGGCACTTGGGAGCAGACTACACCCGCATCTACGCAGACAGCCTGGTGAAGGGGCTGCCCAGCCCCATCCTGTATGTGGCAGAGAAGTTTAGCCAGCACAGCCCGTGTGGCGTGCACAACCGGTACAGGATCTCCGGCCACTATACCTCTGTCACTCTGTGGTAAGGCCCAGCAAGACGCCGCGCCTTGGGAGAACCGTCCACAAGGGAAGGGGATCCTCTTGGGTAAAAGGTCAAAGAACTtcagtggatattcacccacttcaccctgacaaagtgggtattcacctacgaaagctcatgctccaatacttctgttagtctataaggtgccacaggactctttgtcactttttaaagaCCTTCAGTAGCTTCCTGAGATGCACAGAGTGTGGCTCAATGTAGCATCATACCAGGACTGATTTAATTGGCCATAAATCATCCTTAGAAAATGACTGTCCAAGGCTTGAATAGCATCTGACAGGTTGCTCCACTGTTGAGCAGTCTGCAGGGTTATCCAGATGCTCTTAGCACTGAGCTAAGGTTTACTTAGCTGGGTTCAGGACCTGCTGCCATGCCACCTCAGAAGCTAAGCAGGGCCAGTACTTGGATGACAAGAACCCCTCTGAGATGCTCCAGATATTGGTGGTTCTGTAGCTGGTACTCTTCGTTCTCAGTCAGTGACGATTCAGTGCATCACCTAGGGGATAGGTGGAGGTGCCAATCCTGGAGGAGACACAGCCAAGGCCCTGGCCACCCATGGTCAGTTATGGTTACATGGCATTTTTGCAGAACTAGTAATTGCATTCTGCCTCCCAAAAGCCCTCCTGCAGCATCAGTGGGGTACCATGTTCTTTGTCACTCCCTGGCCCAAACTGCTGTAGGGTCTTGCTTTAGAATGAGAGGGTCATCTCCCAAGAAGTGTTTATCAATATCCAGAGCACCCCTGGCAATGCTGCTGTGGGGGGCCTGGCATCACAGAGCAGTTATGTCCCTTGATAATGCCATCTGGCGTGGGTAGTTAGGAAATTCTTCCGTATGCACACgtcccatgcagggctggctccagattttttgcctccccaagcagtgaagagaaaaaaaaaaagctgcgatcggcggcacttcggcggctgctctaccaccaccgcttcattcttcggtggcaattcggcggcagagggactgagggacctacTGCCAAATTGCCCCCGAAGATTTGGACTTGCCACCTCTGTCCATGGAccccccaagcaccagcttgctgtgctggtgcctggagccggccctggtcccatGGATTCTGAGGCCTCTCAAAGGAAGATGTTGCCCTAGTTGAGGAGTGAAGAGGCGCATGTGTCCTGTGAGCACTGGGACCCCTACACTTGCACACTTAGCCCAGTTCTCATTGCACACTATCACCATGCCCAGTCCTCCTTGTTACCGAGGAGAAGGTGGTTTCAAGGGCAAGTGTGTCCAACTGGGCTCCTCTAACAAAGTCATTGCTGGAATTCAGTAGCATTACTCCGGGGCTGAGCTCAGCCAGAAGTGCCCCTCGGGCGAGGCGGGAGGTTGGGTTCAGCGCAGAGGCAATGGGATCTGTGGGCCTTGCTCTCTGTAGCCTTTTATACTAGTGCAAAGGATGCTGCCCACTAGTGGTCGGCGAGAAGGGCTCGGGAGCAGCCCAAAGCAGGTCAGTGTGAAAACGAGGGACGGCCTCTCCTTTTAACCCCACTGCTTTCTCGCAGGTTGGCCTTCTGCACCTGGCTGATTTCCAACATGCTGTTCTCCATGCCAATCCTGCTGTATGGAAGCTGCATGATCCTGCTCACGGCAGCGCTGCTGATCTGCTCACTGCTCTTCTTCTCTGTTGCGAGGAACTCCCCGATGTGCACCATCCGGTTCGGTCCAGCCTCCTTGCAGACTGTCTATGGGGCATCCTTCTGGCTCACGCTAGCAACAGGTCAGTGGGCTGCTCCTTGGAGTGAACTGGGGTTTTCCTCTTCTTCAGTGGTTCTATGTGACCTAGCAACACAGAGAAGGAGACAGGTGGGACCAAAGCCCACCAGCTCCCCACACGCTGCACTTGGCCCCAGAAAACTGATGATGTAGGATGCTTCCACCTGATTCCACCAGGGAAAactggctcagagctccaggggaaCGTTGCCCAGGGCTCTAAAAGTCCCTTGAGAAAGTTCTTTCTGGATCCCAAATGCAGCATTACATTAGCCATGAGGAAGGAGAGGACCCTGGGCTGTGATTCTGGAGAGATGGGCCAGAGCAATATTGCAGCTCACGGGCCCCCTAGGGCCTTGGATTTGATTAAATGCCTAGTCAGACAAATTAGAGGGTTCTAATCAGACAGCAAATTTCTGCTTCTCCTTGGGGTGGGTAATGCCATTTACCCGAATCCCTCCCCACCATTGGGATAccagcagtgcttaatttgtaccaaacgaggtgccagggctcaagtgGTTGGGTGCTGGAGCTCCAGTAATTttgttactttcataact contains:
- the DUOXA1 gene encoding dual oxidase maturation factor 1 produces the protein MTLFDGSFPFYPNTRMPFPFNTTLVLIISVFVSVLAMFILILPGIRGKGRFFWLLRVVTSLFIGAVILSVNFTRDWEIGRVTANTSYKSFSRAMVNAEIGLHIGLAGVNITLVGNPVNQINETINYNEHFAWHLGADYTRIYADSLVKGLPSPILYVAEKFSQHSPCGVHNRYRISGHYTSVTLWLAFCTWLISNMLFSMPILLYGSCMILLTAALLICSLLFFSVARNSPMCTIRFGPASLQTVYGASFWLTLATGLLCFLLGLGVIVLNSVQPEKLKLVFNLSEEGREKEEEEGPVQLSLRDKASSSEQDMLLAPLSEHCKVMVTQL